The Malus domestica chromosome 06, GDT2T_hap1 genome has a segment encoding these proteins:
- the LOC103424599 gene encoding basic leucine zipper 43, translating to MPINPTRFFHISHIHVPTHGFSANTSSLGNEAAFGEAGERDMNYERKLKRMISNRESARRSRMRKKKQIEELQYQVDQLHSTNRQLSEKLIQLLEGNQQILQENAQLKERVSSLQIILADLIAPLRIEGDVTVNTNGNQLTAEDSSTP from the coding sequence ATGCCGATCAACCCGACCCGATTCTTCCACATCTCTCATATCCATGTTCCAACCCATGGTTTCTCAGCAAACACCTCATCTCTTGGCAACGAAGCCGCCTTCGGTGAAGCAGGGGAGCGGGACATGAACtacgaaagaaagctcaagAGAATGATATCCAACAGGGAGTCTGCAAGGAGGTCGCGAATGCGTAAGAAGAAGCAGATTGAAGAGCTGCAGTATCAGGTGGATCAGCTCCATTCTACCAATCGCCAGCTCTCGGAGAAGCTCATCCAACTGTTAGAAGGCAACCAACAGATCCTCCAGGAGAATGCTCAGCTGAAGGAGAGAGTCTCTTCCCTTCAAATCATCCTTGCCGATCTCATTGCACCTCTGAGGATTGAGGGAGATGTCACCGTTAACACAAATGGCAATCAGCTTACAGCCGAAGATTCAAGCACGCCATGA
- the LOC103437931 gene encoding uncharacterized protein, with product MSMAEVTFFHLRDPDDEPPHLTYRAHRDFDLDLYFSDPDFPSSDRSLRAPRIVTVREDESDDPDGDIFSQYQSTVHVIRNDAVSGEPNSASNRTDTSGLLNRRENQVNFVMDLFQQRVEQSSQVTARSPLLVYEDIDEEDRSFGVIESNCGVGMEGLDLDLSLGLGSGLDFGHCLDGDGIDDPEEEDFFVGRRVCRSEFGEETSNLSRADDDAYENCVRLVEVGTDSEDDENGVIGIDLNSGDEYGAEDHVHGENDVDTSIPLRWDSLILEDHRESNEDFEWEEVDGGVDEREVFSMFIAPDNEESGPVAVSVSAMMAPEEEVNVERYEHSESLEWEVLLNSNTWDINPDVVPYLDDDYIHTAEYDMLFGQFSENENATTGRPPAANAVVESLPSVVLTQEDVEKGNAVCAVCKDEMKSGEQAKQLPCTHRYHGDCIVPWLRIRNTCPVCRHELPSDDATYERRRNPRLARGSNNGQALF from the coding sequence ATGTCGATGGCGGAGGTCACCTTCTTCCACCTCCGCGACCCAGACGACGAGCCTCCCCACCTCACCTATCGCGCCCATCGCGACTTCGACCTCGACCTCTACTTCTCCGATCCCGATTTCCCGTCCTCCGATCGCTCCCTCCGCGCTCCCCGCATCGTCACCGTCCGCGAAGATGAATCCGACGACCCCGACGGCGACATCTTCTCCCAGTACCAATCCACCGTCCACGTCATCCGCAACGACGCCGTCTCGGGGGAGCCCAATTCCGCATCCAACCGGACCGACACATCCGGTTTGCTGAACCGCCGCGAGAACCAGGTCAATTTCGTCATGGATCTGTTCCAGCAGCGGGTCGAGCAGTCGTCTCAGGTAACCGCTCGCAGTCCCCTTTTGGTTTATGAAGATATTGACGAGGAGGATCGTAGTTTTGGGGTTATTGAGTCGAATTGCGGTGTGGGTATGGAGGGTTTGGACCTCGATTTGAGTTTAGGGTTAGGGTCGGGATTGGATTTTGGGCATTGTTTGGATGGGGACGGGATTGATGATCCCGAGGAGGAGGATTTCTTCGTGGGGAGGAGGGTTTGTAGGTCTGAATTTGGTGAGGAAACTTCCAATTTAAGTAGGGCTGATGATGATGCTTACGAGAATTGCGTGAGGCTGGTTGAGGTTGGGACCGATTCGGAGGACGATGAGAACGGGGTTATTGGGATTGATTTGAATTCCGGGGATGAGTATGGCGCGGAGGATCATGTCCATGGAGAGAATGATGTTGATACGAGCATCCCGCTGCGTTGGGATTCGCTTATTTTGGAGGACCATAGGGAAAGTAACGAAGATTTCGAGTGGGAGGAAGTTGACGGAGGGGTTGATGAGAGAGAGGTCTTCAGTATGTTTATTGCTCCCGACAATGAGGAATCAGGACCGGTGGCAGTTTCAGTTTCGGCAATGATGGCGCCGGAAGAGGAAGTGAATGTGGAGAGATATGAGCATTCGGAAAGTTTGGAATGGGAGGTTTTGTTGAATTCCAATACTTGGGACATAAATCCAGATGTTGTGCCTTATCTCGACGATGACTATATTCACACTGCAGAATATGATATGTTGTTTGGTCAATTCTCTGAGAACGAGAATGCGACAACGGGCAGGCCTCCGGCTGCCAACGCTGTGGTTGAAAGTCTCCCATCCGTAGTTTTAACTCAGGAGGATGTGGAAAAGGGTAATGCAGTCTGTGCTGTTTGCAAGGATGAGATGAAATCGGGGGAACAAGCAAAGCAGCTACCTTGCACGCATCGGTACCATGGTGACTGCATTGTGCCGTGGCTACGCATAAGGAACACATGTCCTGTTTGTCGACATGAATTGCCCTCCGATGACGCTACCTACGAGCGTAGAAGGAACCCAAGGCTTGCTCGTGGGTCGAACAATGGTCAGGCACTCTTTTGA